Proteins from a single region of Pseudomonas phenolilytica:
- a CDS encoding DNA topoisomerase III: MRLFLCEKPSQAKDIAKVLGANRRGDGCWQGAGVSVTWCIGHLLETAPPDAYDARYKRWNLADLPIVPQQWKMQVKPKTASQFKAVKRLLGECAELVIATDADREGEMIARELVEHCRYRGPIQRLWLSALDEASIRKALGALKPGSATFNLYQAALGRSRADWLIGMNMSRLFTLLGRQSGYQGVLPVGRVQTPTLRLVVDRDRSIADFMPVPFWAIDVQLLADGIPFTAQWRAAADACDEQGRCLKPELARDAAEAMRSAGSARLVELKTERMREAAPLPFDLGTLQEVCSKKLGLGAQETLDIAQALYETHKLITYPRSDCGYLPLSQHAEAPAILAALGTADPALAALAPHLDARRRSRAWNDAKVSAHHGIIPTVAAQAAARLSGKPRAVYGLIRARYLAQFLPNHEYDRTQAEFSCAGQALRAVGKRIVEPGWRRALPEALRPAKGREAPEPQALPALAANQDCAVQEVTLKDQHTQPPKPFTEGELIKAMKNVARLVDDPRLKQKLKDTTGIGTEATRAGIIQGLLERGYLSKQGKALAATPAAFGLIDAVPRPIAAPGTTAIWEQALDMVQNGEMPLEEFVVKQSAWMSKLVERCAGLRLTISGPPARGGAPWKNKRKAAANKGTTGRRRKAAAAPR; this comes from the coding sequence ATGCGGCTCTTTCTCTGCGAAAAACCCTCCCAGGCCAAGGACATTGCCAAGGTGCTCGGCGCCAACCGGCGCGGCGACGGCTGCTGGCAGGGCGCCGGCGTGAGCGTGACCTGGTGCATCGGCCACCTGCTGGAAACCGCGCCGCCGGATGCCTATGACGCGCGCTACAAGCGCTGGAACCTGGCCGACCTGCCGATCGTGCCGCAGCAGTGGAAGATGCAGGTCAAGCCGAAGACCGCCAGCCAGTTCAAGGCGGTCAAGCGCCTGCTCGGCGAGTGTGCGGAGCTGGTGATCGCCACCGACGCCGACCGCGAAGGCGAGATGATCGCCCGCGAGCTGGTCGAGCACTGCCGCTATCGCGGGCCGATCCAGCGGTTGTGGTTGTCGGCGCTGGACGAGGCGTCGATCCGCAAGGCGCTCGGCGCGCTCAAGCCGGGCAGCGCAACCTTCAATCTCTACCAGGCCGCGCTGGGACGCTCGCGTGCCGACTGGCTGATCGGCATGAACATGAGCCGGCTGTTCACCCTGCTCGGCCGCCAGTCCGGCTACCAGGGCGTGCTTCCGGTGGGCCGCGTGCAGACCCCGACGCTGCGCCTGGTGGTCGACCGCGACCGCAGCATCGCCGACTTCATGCCGGTGCCGTTCTGGGCCATCGACGTGCAGCTGCTGGCCGACGGCATTCCCTTCACCGCGCAGTGGCGGGCCGCGGCGGATGCCTGTGACGAACAGGGCCGTTGCCTGAAGCCCGAGCTGGCGCGTGACGCCGCCGAGGCGATGCGTAGCGCCGGCAGCGCGCGGCTGGTCGAGTTGAAGACCGAACGGATGCGCGAGGCGGCGCCGCTGCCGTTCGATCTCGGCACGCTGCAGGAAGTCTGCTCGAAGAAGCTCGGCCTCGGCGCCCAGGAAACCCTCGACATCGCTCAGGCGCTGTACGAAACGCACAAGCTCATCACCTACCCCCGCAGCGACTGCGGTTACCTGCCGCTCAGCCAGCACGCCGAAGCCCCGGCGATCCTCGCCGCACTGGGTACTGCCGATCCGGCGCTGGCTGCCCTGGCGCCGCACCTCGACGCCCGGCGCCGTTCGCGGGCCTGGAACGATGCGAAAGTGAGCGCGCACCACGGCATCATTCCCACCGTCGCCGCGCAGGCCGCGGCGCGCCTGAGCGGCAAGCCGCGCGCCGTCTACGGGCTGATCCGCGCACGCTATCTGGCGCAGTTCCTGCCCAACCACGAGTACGACCGCACCCAGGCCGAGTTCAGCTGCGCCGGCCAGGCGCTGCGCGCGGTGGGCAAGCGCATCGTCGAGCCGGGCTGGCGCCGCGCGCTGCCCGAGGCGCTGAGGCCGGCCAAAGGCCGCGAAGCGCCCGAACCGCAGGCGCTGCCGGCACTCGCCGCGAACCAGGACTGCGCGGTGCAAGAGGTAACGCTCAAGGACCAGCACACCCAACCCCCCAAGCCGTTCACCGAGGGCGAACTGATCAAGGCGATGAAGAACGTCGCCAGGCTGGTCGACGACCCGCGCCTGAAGCAGAAGCTCAAGGACACCACCGGCATCGGCACCGAGGCGACGCGCGCCGGGATCATCCAGGGCCTGCTCGAACGCGGCTACCTGAGCAAGCAGGGCAAGGCGCTGGCCGCCACGCCCGCGGCGTTCGGCCTGATCGACGCGGTGCCGCGGCCGATCGCCGCCCCCGGCACCACGGCGATCTGGGAGCAGGCGCTGGATATGGTGCAGAACGGCGAGATGCCGCTGGAGGAATTCGTCGTCAAGCAGTCGGCGTGGATGAGCAAGCTGGTCGAACGCTGCGCCGGATTGCGCCTCACCATCAGCGGGCCGCCCGCACGCGGCGGCGCGCCCTGGAAGAACAAGCGCAAGGCCGCCGCAAACAAAGGCACCACCGGCAGGCGCCGCAAGGCCGCGGCCGCCCCGCGTTGA
- a CDS encoding diacylglycerol kinase, whose translation MKGQPFYRRLRFARHGLAQAWRRERSLRTHLLAATLVLLVLLLTRPAAIWWAVLTLTVGLVVIAELLNSALETLLDHLHPQQHPEIGVAKDIAAAAVLIASLVALGVGAAFLFSLLGG comes from the coding sequence ATGAAGGGACAACCGTTCTACCGTCGCCTGCGGTTCGCCCGTCACGGCCTGGCGCAGGCCTGGCGCCGCGAGCGCAGTCTGCGCACGCACCTGCTGGCCGCGACCCTGGTGCTGCTGGTGCTGCTGCTGACGCGCCCGGCTGCCATCTGGTGGGCGGTCCTGACGTTGACGGTGGGCCTGGTGGTGATCGCCGAGCTGCTCAACAGTGCGCTGGAAACCCTACTCGACCACCTGCACCCGCAGCAGCACCCGGAGATCGGCGTGGCCAAGGACATCGCCGCCGCGGCGGTGCTGATCGCCAGCCTGGTGGCGCTCGGTGTCGGCGCGGCGTTCCTGTTCAGCCTGCTCGGCGGCTGA
- a CDS encoding methyl-accepting chemotaxis protein, producing MAFETSRQTDESARQGAAVVQQSVSVVQSIADELAQVAQAIGALSAQSEEIGSIVGAIRGIAEQTNLLALNAAIEAARAGGQGRGFAVVADEVRNLAQRTSQATVAITEVVGKNRELARVATENMQASTRKAEQGVALANQAGTVILDIQHGAQQVVEAIGEFAQTLASPGH from the coding sequence ATGGCCTTCGAGACCTCGCGGCAGACCGACGAGTCCGCGCGGCAAGGCGCCGCGGTGGTCCAGCAGTCGGTCAGCGTGGTGCAGAGCATCGCCGATGAACTTGCGCAGGTCGCGCAGGCCATCGGCGCGCTGAGCGCCCAGTCGGAAGAAATCGGCAGCATCGTCGGCGCCATTCGCGGCATTGCCGAGCAGACCAACCTGCTGGCGCTCAACGCAGCCATCGAGGCGGCCCGCGCCGGCGGGCAGGGTCGCGGCTTCGCGGTGGTCGCCGATGAGGTACGCAACCTGGCGCAGCGCACCAGCCAGGCGACCGTGGCCATTACCGAGGTGGTCGGCAAGAACCGGGAACTGGCCCGGGTGGCGACGGAGAACATGCAGGCCAGCACGCGCAAGGCGGAACAAGGCGTCGCCCTGGCCAACCAGGCCGGCACGGTCATCCTCGACATACAGCACGGCGCGCAGCAGGTCGTGGAAGCCATCGGTGAATTCGCCCAGACCCTGGCCTCTCCGGGGCACTGA
- a CDS encoding helix-turn-helix domain-containing protein, whose protein sequence is MREQDSVAAYLVQAALHRLRDNPARLQQVLAAAGIDAAALAAPNAQVAAAAVSRFWLAMSAELGDEFFGFDSHGLPNGSFALICRGLIQESNLGKALPRCLQYLGLFIHDIRATLEVRNGQAVVRLTSELTDPTLKGPAEEIFLSIVLGVMCWLVGRRIPLNRSRFSTPAPAGQTTPWHWGPLVEYDGAQSEVAFEASYLRLPVIQDGASLRAFLRSCPQWLVVRFRNDSGLASQLFRALRSQPSDQWPTLAAIARARGLGEQVLRRQLAKEGFTYQEIKHEVRRALVFNLLRDRQLSISEIAVRAGFQEPSAFHRLFRRWTGQSPGQFRSQLHPPPRS, encoded by the coding sequence ATGCGTGAACAGGATTCGGTGGCGGCCTACCTCGTCCAGGCCGCGCTTCATCGTCTGCGCGACAACCCGGCGCGCCTGCAGCAGGTGCTCGCCGCCGCGGGCATCGACGCCGCCGCGCTGGCCGCGCCGAACGCCCAGGTGGCGGCCGCCGCGGTCAGCCGCTTCTGGCTGGCGATGAGCGCCGAGCTGGGCGACGAGTTCTTCGGCTTCGATTCCCATGGCCTGCCCAACGGCAGCTTCGCCCTGATCTGCCGCGGGCTGATCCAGGAAAGCAACCTGGGCAAGGCGCTGCCGCGCTGCTTGCAGTACCTCGGCCTGTTCATTCACGACATCCGCGCGACGCTGGAGGTGCGCAACGGCCAGGCCGTCGTCAGGCTGACCAGCGAGCTGACCGACCCGACGCTCAAGGGACCGGCCGAGGAAATCTTCCTCAGCATCGTGCTGGGTGTGATGTGCTGGCTGGTGGGACGGCGCATTCCGCTCAATCGCAGCCGTTTCAGCACGCCCGCCCCGGCCGGCCAGACCACGCCGTGGCACTGGGGACCGCTGGTGGAATATGACGGGGCGCAGAGCGAGGTGGCCTTCGAGGCCAGCTACTTGCGCTTGCCGGTGATCCAGGATGGCGCCTCGCTGCGCGCCTTCCTGCGCAGCTGTCCGCAGTGGCTGGTGGTGCGTTTTCGCAACGACAGCGGCTTGGCCTCGCAGCTCTTCCGCGCGCTGCGCAGCCAGCCCAGCGATCAGTGGCCGACGCTGGCCGCCATCGCCCGCGCGCGCGGGCTCGGCGAGCAGGTGCTGCGACGGCAACTGGCCAAGGAAGGCTTCACCTACCAGGAGATCAAGCATGAGGTACGCCGCGCCCTGGTTTTCAACCTGCTGCGCGACCGCCAGCTGAGCATCAGCGAAATCGCCGTGCGCGCCGGCTTCCAGGAGCCCAGCGCGTTTCATCGGCTGTTCCGCCGCTGGACCGGCCAGAGTCCGGGGCAATTCCGCAGTCAGCTGCACCCGCCGCCGCGGAGCTGA
- a CDS encoding TetR/AcrR family transcriptional regulator — MHARSAATFEISRERALQLFADEGFGQVSLRRLASHMGISTATLYTHVAGKEELLFDALEEHYEHLLLLAERGVRGEPAVRPRVQRLSRALVELYRHCPSRFLLATRERHCLRDGHRRRIDSLRRRIVEQLATWLQGGEAPTAGRVLLELIEHLPLWLAAHGLTAEQQTRLVDALLLGSLPGLRQLPSPEPILPTEVIHHAQLQGRSA; from the coding sequence ATGCACGCCCGATCCGCCGCAACCTTTGAAATCAGCCGCGAGCGTGCGCTGCAGCTGTTCGCCGACGAGGGCTTCGGTCAGGTCAGCCTGCGCCGGCTGGCCAGCCACATGGGCATTTCCACCGCGACCCTGTACACGCATGTGGCCGGCAAGGAGGAGCTGCTGTTCGACGCGCTGGAGGAGCATTACGAGCATCTGCTGCTGCTCGCCGAGCGCGGTGTGCGCGGCGAACCGGCCGTGCGCCCGCGCGTGCAGCGGCTGAGCCGGGCGCTGGTCGAGCTGTATCGACACTGTCCGTCGCGCTTCCTGCTGGCCACGCGCGAGCGGCACTGCCTGCGCGATGGCCACCGGCGACGCATCGACAGCCTGCGCCGACGCATCGTCGAGCAGCTCGCTACCTGGCTGCAGGGCGGCGAGGCGCCGACGGCAGGTCGCGTGCTGCTCGAACTCATCGAACACCTGCCGCTCTGGCTGGCCGCGCATGGCCTCACGGCCGAGCAGCAGACCCGGCTGGTCGATGCGCTGCTGCTCGGCAGCCTTCCCGGCCTGCGCCAGCTGCCCTCCCCAGAACCCATCCTGCCGACCGAGGTAATTCACCATGCCCAGTTACAAGGCCGATCTGCGTGA
- a CDS encoding acyl-CoA dehydrogenase C-terminal domain-containing protein gives MPSYKADLRDARFILHEVFDAPALWARLPALAERIDAETANAILDEAAKVTGELLAPLNRSGDEEGAQWLEGRVRTPAGFREAYATYAEGGWVGLAGNPEYGGMGMPKMLAVAFEEMLYAANSSFALYSALSSGACLAIDAHASEALRQRYLPPLHEGRWAGSMCLTEPHAGTDLGIIRTRAEPQADGSYRISGTKIFITGGEQDLTENIIHLVLAKLPDAPAGPKGISLFLVPKVLVGEDGSLGAANAVSCGSIEHKMGIKASATCVMNFDGACGYLVGELNKGLAAMFTMMNYERLSIGIQGIGCAEASYQAARDYARERLQSRAATGPVAPERGADPIIVHADVRRMLLTMKTMTEGGRAFACYVGQQLDLAKYADDPAQKERAEALVALLTPVAKAFFTDAGFESCVLGQQVFGGHGYIREWGQEQLVRDVRIAQIYEGTNGIQALDLLGRKVVANGGVSLRLFTDEVRAFAATHDTPFNAALHEAVERLEQVSAWLQEQARADANAVGAASVEYLHLFGYTAYAYMWARMATSAARGAADDAYYRAKLGSAAFYFERLLPRTLGLEGSIRAGSASLYGLEAEQF, from the coding sequence ATGCCCAGTTACAAGGCCGATCTGCGTGACGCCCGCTTCATCCTCCACGAAGTCTTCGATGCGCCTGCGCTGTGGGCGCGCCTGCCGGCGCTGGCCGAGCGGATCGATGCCGAGACCGCCAACGCCATACTCGATGAGGCGGCCAAGGTCACCGGCGAGCTGCTGGCACCGCTGAACCGCAGCGGCGACGAGGAGGGCGCGCAGTGGCTCGAAGGCCGGGTGCGCACCCCGGCGGGCTTTCGCGAGGCCTATGCCACCTACGCCGAAGGCGGCTGGGTGGGCCTGGCCGGTAATCCCGAATACGGCGGCATGGGCATGCCGAAGATGCTCGCGGTGGCCTTCGAGGAAATGCTCTACGCGGCCAATTCGAGCTTCGCGCTGTATTCGGCGCTGAGTTCCGGCGCCTGCCTGGCCATCGACGCGCATGCCAGCGAAGCCCTCAGGCAGCGCTACTTGCCGCCGCTGCACGAGGGCCGCTGGGCCGGCTCCATGTGCCTGACCGAGCCGCACGCCGGCACCGACCTGGGCATCATCCGCACCCGTGCCGAGCCGCAGGCCGACGGCAGCTACCGCATCAGCGGCACCAAGATATTCATCACCGGCGGCGAGCAGGACCTGACCGAGAACATCATCCATCTGGTGCTGGCCAAGCTGCCCGACGCCCCGGCGGGGCCGAAGGGCATCTCGCTGTTCCTCGTACCGAAGGTGCTGGTCGGCGAGGACGGCAGCCTCGGGGCGGCGAACGCGGTGTCCTGCGGCTCCATCGAGCACAAGATGGGCATCAAGGCTTCGGCCACCTGCGTGATGAACTTCGACGGTGCCTGCGGCTATCTGGTCGGCGAGCTGAACAAGGGCCTGGCGGCGATGTTCACCATGATGAACTACGAGCGGCTGTCCATCGGCATCCAGGGCATCGGCTGCGCCGAGGCTTCCTACCAAGCGGCGCGCGATTACGCCCGCGAACGCCTGCAGAGCCGCGCGGCCACGGGGCCGGTCGCGCCCGAGCGGGGCGCCGACCCGATCATCGTCCACGCCGATGTGCGGCGCATGCTGCTGACCATGAAGACCATGACCGAGGGCGGGCGCGCTTTCGCCTGCTACGTCGGCCAGCAGCTGGACCTGGCCAAGTACGCCGACGACCCGGCGCAGAAGGAGCGCGCCGAGGCGCTGGTGGCATTGCTGACGCCGGTGGCCAAGGCGTTCTTCACCGATGCCGGGTTCGAGAGCTGTGTTCTCGGCCAGCAGGTGTTCGGTGGCCACGGCTACATCCGCGAATGGGGGCAGGAGCAGCTGGTACGCGACGTGCGCATCGCACAGATCTACGAAGGCACCAACGGCATCCAGGCGCTCGATCTGCTCGGACGCAAGGTGGTCGCCAACGGTGGTGTGTCGCTGCGGCTGTTCACCGATGAGGTCCGCGCTTTCGCCGCGACCCACGACACGCCGTTCAACGCCGCGCTGCACGAGGCGGTCGAGCGTCTGGAGCAAGTCAGCGCCTGGTTGCAGGAGCAGGCGCGCGCAGACGCCAACGCCGTCGGCGCGGCGTCCGTGGAATACCTGCATCTGTTCGGCTACACCGCCTATGCCTACATGTGGGCGCGCATGGCGACCAGCGCTGCCCGCGGCGCAGCCGACGATGCGTACTACCGCGCCAAGCTGGGCAGCGCGGCGTTCTACTTCGAGCGCCTGCTGCCGCGCACGCTGGGGCTGGAGGGTAGCATCCGCGCCGGCAGCGCCTCGCTCTACGGCCTGGAGGCCGAACAGTTCTGA